Proteins found in one Triticum urartu cultivar G1812 chromosome 4, Tu2.1, whole genome shotgun sequence genomic segment:
- the LOC125551121 gene encoding GPI transamidase component PIG-T-like, translating to MVPPSTAQRLCFLSLLLLLLLLAAAASATADAAAAEEFTEELLLRPLPDRKALAHFHFRSSAPPASAAGRHHLLFPKAISQLVQKFHISELELSFTQGRWNYEQWGGYDPMSTNNAKPPGVELWAIFDLPLAEIDATWKNLTHTLSGLFCASINFLESSTAFSAPRWGFKLNEGNLRYGALPREAVCTENLTPWLKLLPCRDKAGIASLLYRPSVYKGYYHSQKLKLKSSQSLGIILDQTLTVVLQPNTVSGKQLHSTGGQLQPSWSMEHLFSKKLSGKCLVSKSSRVFVEIEKGIVDNVDKAGSDVSWNNDLFVLSTAPDRSLKELDNLEVQSSSLYEYDVNNYNNDKPLNVGITWKLPLIWSCTRAPYHASRFLMGSGNERGSIAMSFLSTGLDKQLVDSSNDCSIKAVVFQVVPWYVKIYYHSLEVFIDGNSKAISEVVDKIHVTPSEDKLLPGTMEMLLKFPCSMQLATLTLDFDKGFLHIDEYPPDANQGFDIPSALVSFPEFNSSRSYPEADPLFVSPLLENFKEDGVVKSYTEVLLVPLTTPDFSMPYNVITFTCTVLALYFGSLLNALRRRIGEEERGLKKADKRRGLIPLLIAKLRGQKVDPSESESTSPASLLRSKLLLKVVFVAVVAIVFHYLSNS from the exons ATGGTGCCGCCGTCCACCGCACAGCGGCTCTGCTTCCTCtctctgctcctcctcctcctcctcctggccGCAGCCGCTTCTGCCACCGCAGATGCTGCGGCGGCGGAGGAGTTCACGGAGGAGCTGCTCCTCCGGCCGCTCCCGGACCGCAAGGCGCTGGCCCATTTCCACTTCCGCTCCTCCGCGCCTcccgcctccgccgccggccgACACCACCTCCTCTTCCCCAAGGCCATCTCCCAGCTG GTCCAAAAATTTCATATTAGTGAACTGGAGCTATCTTTCACACAAGGAAGGTGGAATTATGAGCAATGGGGCGGATATGATCCAATGTCAACAAATAATGCAAAGCCCCCTGGTGTTGAGCTGTGGGCAATTTTCGACCTTCCTTTGGCCGAGATTGATGCCACATGGAAGAACCTGACACACACATTATCGGGACTGTTTTGTGCATCCATCAACTTCTTAGAGTCTTCCACTGCAttttctgctcctcgttggggaTTTAAATTGAATGAAGGCAATCTAAGATATGGGGCATTGCCTCGGGAAGCTGTCTGCACAGAGAATCTAACACCTTGGCTGAAACTTCTACCGTGTCGTGACAAAGCTGGGATAGCTTCTTTGCTGTACAGGCCTTCAGTTTATAAAGGATATTACCATTCACAGAAGCTAAAATTGAAATCATCACAATCTCTTGGTATTATTCTTGATCAAACACTCACAGTTGTGCTGCAACCAAATACAGTTAGTGGTAAACAGCTACATTCTACTGGTGGACAACTTCAGCCCAGCTGGTCCATGGAACATCTGTTCAGTAAGAAGTTATCAGGGAAATGTCTTGTTTCTAAATCCAGCAGAGTTTTTGTAGAGATTGAGAAAGGCATAGTTGACAATGTTGACAAAGCTGGGTCAGATGTTTCATGGAATAATGATTTATTTGTATTGTCAACTGCCCCAGACAGGTCCCTCAAAGAATTAGATAACTTGGAAGTCCAATCCTCTTCACTATATGAGTATGATGTTAACAACTACAACAATGATAAGCCTTTGAATGTGGGCATAACTTGGAAGCTTCCCTTGATATGGTCTTGCACCCGTGCGCCGTATCATGCAAGTAGATTTCTTATGGGTAGCGGAAATGAAAGAGGCTCAATTGCTATGTCATTTCTATCCACTGGTCTAGATAAGCAACTAGTGGACAGCTCAAATGATTGTTCGATAAAGGCTGTAGTTTTCCAGGTTGTTCCATGGTACGTTAAGATCTACTATCACAGCCTAGAAGTTTTCATCGATGGGAATAGCAAGGCTATATCAGAAGTAGTTGACAAGATACATGTCACTCCATCAGAAGACAAGCTTTTGCCTGGTACAATGGAGATGCTTCTTAAGTTTCCTTGCAGTATGCAATTGGCTACCCTTACTTTGGACTTCGACAAG GGATTCCTACACATAGATGAATACCCTCCTGATGCTAATCAAGGATTTGATATTCCATCAGCTTTGGTTAGCTTTCCTGAGTTCAACTCTAGCCGAAGTTACCCTGAAGCTGATCCATTGTTTGTATCGCCTTTGCTAGAGAACTTCAAG GAAGATGGTGTTGTGAAGTCGTACACAGAAGTGTTGCTTGTTCCATTGACAACTCCTGATTTTAGCATGCCATACAATGTTATCACCTTCACTTGCACTGTCTTAGCTCTTTATTTTGGCTCACTACTTAATGCTTTGAGACGAAGAATTGGCGAGGAAGAGAGGGGATTGAAGAAAGCAG ATAAGAGACGAGGTCTCATTCCCCTATTGATAGCTAAGCTAAGGGGGCAGAAGGTTGATCCGTCAGAATCAGAATCCACGTCTCCTGCATCTCTGCTGAGGTCAAAGCTACTACTCAAAGTTGTGTTTGTCGCAGTAGTAGCTATTGTGTTCCATTATTTGTCGAACAGTTAG